A single Drechmeria coniospora strain ARSEF 6962 chromosome 03, whole genome shotgun sequence DNA region contains:
- a CDS encoding transcription factor bZIP — MPPTTCRRSRRSLASGDDGPDGGSRNGGVRRRSLSTVWALLAAPAENGGPEQEGGAEARGCAGAWFPKLAPQYLHLVRRAPRWQHRRPPGVFCSTLRWNGDGRKRRPQGGSYGHGTLLAPCRLTTIDHRHGRDDFRPCHGRHRRVNLRARRDALISRRGSHPRPIRGEHRATGQSSACDCAHPHVHLDRVPLSCNGSAAAPAHECSPYGVVVVLLPHTEDAYQGQASRVDRPSQKKKKTVRWAVGPLGRGEVQCCARGGAWPNLHARLASTRNKNEAWRSHKNMARRNRRHPTCLGGANEEPRGRWRDAKWPKVARHTDQTRCRGWGGHLLRKEEPAALPAGARAEDAAEEERSKTPPPKTPPTQSPPPDDLVLVEWSPVSRLPSPASFEFILPATISATAEYEDKERRRLLRGCRPATETCFPGPPCCRRQAVDGGARAMGGGDEDTVRQRFARRAASLVARLPFPISLPSWRMPRRMDVGDPPESVDAGGAIPAGHEHPSTARKPFVAPPPSPDVARDRDSPAARQGAKVHVAAVDALGGAGQAAQGRRRWHRQVRRLAAHGQGGDDARGAVPVTSHTSPATAKPVRARLEPASHSPGFHGLAHRRAVGSSEDAAADEVERLGNGWNASRPMPTSQPASWRKPPSSGPRSRAHPLRSQRSWRAHGSGQYERHGCVTAFGGRQERRGEAKRGEARQRETRRGKERRGKAEASSLWPCVATGGPPSTAIPLSGSPPRSDHDDRCARRPPQLHPSPPTAARHHPHTSTTTSTSTHLHLHPSPPASTHHHPSRRRRRRRRRSHLSLATPPPHPPPPAPYLGLHVHACAGPCHVRCLQVGRQASAEREQIARLRAPQARPRRECELPSQGGVPAAVRRCLARPVPSSEPAQPYMAALAGALRSIAFDIIFDITFNITFNITSDITLDITFDITFDITFDITFDIIFDIIFDIILDRHHPRRHLPGDFTTGSPPASPARPSPLPPPAEIDTYHRMTQHCGLDSHAMSMFAMPQHAYAYGPSPAPARHYATHGTSSAFSSSAHPDEDWTKISDLAERRRIQNRIAQRNYRKKLKRRLEDLERRAGSSDEGEPDKKRTLGASKGGKRQQAAAKARKTPAKPPTPAKPAAQQQQQQQQQQQFTPPMDAADDVVFTSPVYGERDRSRTPPIFSYTPYPAPDELLLDPYASAQPYPNMAAPSDPYPTYLAAASAMPSTLPSMTHFTEALKRESYPSDAGMSSYLHYAFMPGVEMTLPGPYDASHPHTPPLSHSYDHSASCSETGYEYPTTPLSMPGSPGTVVQQQ; from the exons atGCCCCCAACCACATGTCGGCGGTCTCGCCGTTCATTGGCCTCCGGAGACGATGGGCCGGATGGCGGTTCCCGTAACGGGGGCGTGCGCCGGCGGAGCTTGTCGACGGTTTGGGCCTTGCTCGCCGCGCCGGCGGAAAACGGTGGACCGGAACAGGAGGGAGGCGCCGAAGCCAGGGGCTGCGCCGGTGCCTGGTTTCCAAAATTGGCGCCGCAATACTTGCACCTCGTGCGCCGTGCACCGAGATGGCAGCACCGTCGACCTCCAGGGGTCTTTTGTAGCACGCTTCGGTGGAATGGCGATGGAAGGAAACGTCGACCGCAAGGCGGCTCGTACGGCCATGGCACGCTTCTAGCACCATGTCGCCTGACAACCATCGACCACCGCCACGGAAGAGACGACTTCCGACCATgccacggccggcatcgacgagtcAATCTCCGAGCCCGTCGCGATGCCCTCATCAGCCGACGGGGAAGCCATCCGCGACCAATCAGAGGAGAGCATCGCGCGACGGGGCAGAGCTCGGCATGCGATTGCGCACACCCGCACGTGCACCTCGACAGAGTCCCACTCAGCTGCAATGGCAGCGCCGCAGCGCCTGCGCACGAGTGCtcgccgtacggagtggttgTTGTCCTGCTTCCACACACAGAAGATGCGTACCAAGGGCAGGCAAGCCGAGTCGATCGCCCCtcgcaaaaaaaaaaaaagactGTTCGTTGGGCCGTTGGGCCGTTGGGCCGTGGCGAGGTGCAGTGCTGTGCCCGTGGAGGCGCATGGCCAAACCTGCATGCTCGtttggcctcgacgagaaaCAAAAACGAAGCATGGCGAAGCCACAAAAACATGGCACGCCGGAATCGTCGACATCCGACGTGCCTGGGGGGAGCAAACGAGGAGCCTCGCGGACGCTGGCGTGATGCCAAGTGGCCaaaggtag CACGGCACACGGACCAGACACGGTGCAGGGGGTGGGGTGGGCATCTGCTGAGGAAGGAGGAGCCTGCTGCCCTGCCGGCTGGAGCCAGAGCCGAGGACGcagcggaggaggagcgctCCAAAACTCCCCCCCCCAAGACTCCCCCCACACAATCACCCCCTcccgacgacctcgtcctcgtcgagtgG tctcccgtctcccgtctcccgtctccAGCCTCTTTCGAATTCATCCTGCCAGCAACCATTAGTGCCACCGCAGAGTACGAGGACAAGGAGCGGCGACGACTCCTACGAGGATGCCGGCCCGCCACCGAGACGTGCTTCCCCGGCCCACCCTGCTGCCGGCggcaagccgtcgacggaggcgcACGGgcgatgggcggcggcgacgaggacacgGTGCGGCAACGGTTCGCTCGTCGTGCCGCGTCGCTCGTCGCTCGCCTGCCGTTCCCTATTTCGTTGCCGTCCTGGAGGATGCCGCGGCGAATGGACGTGGGCGACCCGCCGGAATCCGTGGACGCCGGGGGCGCCATTCCTGCAGGCCATGAGCatccctcgacggcgaggaagccattcgtcgccccccccccctcccccgacgTCGCCCGGGACCGTGACtctccggcggcgagacAAGGGGCCAAGGTGCACGTCGCCGCagtcgacgccctcggcggtGCAGGCCAGGCAGCGCAaggacgccgccgttggcATCGGCAGGTGAGGAGGCTGGCCGCCCACGGACAGGGGGGAGACGATGCACGAGGAGCCGTCCCAGTCACCAGTCACACGAGCCCGGCAACCGCTAAGCCTGTTCGAGCCCGCCTCGAACCTGCGTCGCATTCTCCCGGGTTCCACGGGCTAGCGCATCGGCGCGCCGTTGGATCATCGGAAgatgcggcggccgacgaggtcgagcgtCTCGGAAACGGATGGAATGCCAGCCGTCCAATGCCGACAAGCCAGCCAGCGTCTTGGAGAAAGCCGCCCAGCAGCGGCCCGAGGTCGCGTGCTCATCCTCTGCGCTCGCAAAGGAGCTGGCGGGCGCACGGCAGCGGGCAATACGAACGGCACGGATGCGTGACGGCATTTGGGGGCCGGCaggagaggcgaggagaggcgaagagaggcgaggcgaggcaaagagagacgaggcgaggcaaaGAGAGGCGAGGCAAGGCTGAGGCGTCGTCCCTTTGGCCATGCGTC GCAACTGGAGGACCGCCGAGCACAGCCATCCCGCTCTCCGGCTCCCCCCCAAGAAGCGACCACGACGACCGCTGCGCGCGCCGCCCACCACAGCTGCACCCATCACCGCCCACCGCCGCCCGTCACCACCCACAcacctccaccaccacctccacTTCCAcccacctccacctccacccATCACCACCCGCCTCCACCCATCACCATCcatcacgacgacgacgacgacgacgacgacgatcccACCTCTCGCTCGCGACACCCCCCCcgcacccccctccccccgcccCATACCTAGGtctgcatgtgcatgcgtgTGCAGGCCCATGTCATGTCCGCTGCCTGCAGGTCGGCCGACAGGCCAGCGCGGAGCGTGAGCAGATCGCCCGTTTGCGAGCCCCCCAggcacggccaaggcgggaGTGCGAGCTGCCCTCGCAGGGTGGTGTCCCCGCTGCCGTGCGACGCTGCCTCGCCCGCCCTGTGCCTTCATCGGAGCCTGCGCAGCCGTACATGGCAGCCCTGGCCGGCGCTCTGCG CAGCATTGCATTCGACATCATCTTCGACATCACCTTCAACATCACCTTCAACATCACCTCCGACATCACCCTCGACATCACCTTCGACATCACCTTCGACATCACCTTCGACATCACCTTCGACATCATCTTCGACATCATCTTCGACATCATCCTCGACCGACATCATCCTCGACGTCACCTGCCTGGCGACTTCACCACCGGCTCGCCCCCCGCCTCTCCCGCCCgtccctctcccctccctccgCCCGCCGAGATCGACACGTACCATCGAATGACGCAGCACTGTGGGCTTGACTCGCACGCCATGTCCATGTTCGCCATGCCCCAGCACGCCTACGCCTACGGCCCGTCACCGGCGCCCGCTCGGCACTACGCCACCCACGGCACGAGCAGCGCCTTCAGCAGCTCGGCGCACCCCGACGAGGACTGGACCAAAAtctccgacctcgccgagcgcaGGAGGATACAGAACCGCATCGCCCAGCGCAACTACC GCAAGAAGCTCAAGCGCAGGCTCGAAGATCTCGAACGCCGCGCCGGTTCCTCGGACGAAGGCGAGCCCGACAAGAAGCGGACCCTCGGCGCGAGCAAGGGCGGCaagcggcagcaggccgcggccaaggcgcgcAAGACGCCCGccaagccgccgacgcccgccaAGCCGgccgcccagcagcagcagcagcagcagcagcagcagcagttcACGCCGCCcatggacgccgccgacgacgtcgtcttcACCTCGCCCGTCTACGGCGAGCGCGACCGGTCCCGCACGCCGCCCATCTTCTCCTACACGCCCTACCCGGCgcccgacgagctgctgctCGACCCCTACGCCTCGGCCCAGCCGTACCCGAACatggcggcgccctcggacCCGTACCCGACctacctcgccgccgcctcggccatgccgtcgacgctgccgtcgatgacgcACTTTACCGAGGCCCTCAAGAGGGAGTCGTACCCGAGCGACGCCGGCATGAGCTCCTACCTCCACTACGCCTTCATGCCGGGCGTCGAGATGACGCTGCCGGGCCCGTACGACGCCTCGCACCCTCAT ACGCCTCCGCTGTCGCACTCGTACGATCACTCGGCCTCGTGCTCCGAGACCGGCTACGAGTACCCGACGACACCCCTGTCGATGCCGGGCTCTCCTGGCACCGTCGTGCAACAGCAGTGA